In a genomic window of Streptococcus mitis NCTC 12261:
- a CDS encoding alanine/glycine:cation symporter family protein: MLELLKSIDAFAWGPPLLILLVGTGIYLTARLGLLQVLRLPKAFQLIFTKDKGHGDVSSFAALCTALAATVGTGNIIGVATAIKVGGPGALFWMWMAAFFGMATKYAEGLLAIKYRTKDDHGAVAGGPMHYILLGMGEKWRPLAIFFALAGVLVALLGIGTFTQVNSITESIQNTTTISPAITALVLSVFVAIAVFGGLKSISKVSTTVVPFMAIIYILGTLTVIFFNIGKIPATIALILTSAFSPVAAVGGFAGASIRMAIQNGVARGVFSNESGLGSAPIAAAAAKTNEPVEQGLISMTGTFIDTLIICTLTGLTILVTGVWSGDLNGVALTQSAFSTVFSHFGPALLTIFLVLFAFTTILGWNYYGERCFEFLFGVRFIWLYRVVFVLMVLLGGFIELDMVWIIADIVNALMALPNLIALLVLSPVVIAETKKYFNK; the protein is encoded by the coding sequence ATGTTAGAATTGCTTAAATCAATTGATGCTTTTGCTTGGGGTCCACCCCTCTTGATTCTATTGGTCGGGACAGGGATTTACCTAACTGCTCGTCTAGGCCTCTTGCAGGTTTTGCGTTTGCCTAAGGCCTTTCAGCTTATTTTTACTAAGGACAAGGGGCATGGCGATGTATCCAGCTTTGCGGCCTTGTGTACAGCCCTAGCAGCGACAGTTGGTACGGGAAATATTATCGGGGTGGCGACGGCTATCAAGGTCGGTGGCCCAGGAGCCCTCTTTTGGATGTGGATGGCCGCTTTCTTTGGAATGGCTACCAAGTATGCGGAAGGACTACTAGCTATCAAATACCGTACCAAGGATGACCATGGTGCAGTAGCGGGAGGTCCGATGCACTATATCCTTCTAGGGATGGGAGAAAAGTGGCGTCCCCTTGCTATCTTCTTTGCCCTGGCAGGTGTCTTAGTGGCTTTATTGGGGATCGGGACCTTCACCCAGGTCAACTCGATTACAGAATCTATCCAGAATACAACAACTATTTCGCCAGCAATCACAGCTCTTGTGTTGTCTGTATTTGTAGCGATTGCAGTCTTTGGTGGACTCAAGTCCATTTCAAAGGTTTCAACTACCGTTGTTCCTTTTATGGCCATCATCTATATTTTGGGAACTCTTACAGTTATTTTCTTTAATATTGGGAAAATCCCTGCTACAATCGCTTTAATCTTGACATCAGCATTTAGTCCTGTTGCTGCGGTAGGTGGATTTGCAGGTGCTAGCATTCGAATGGCTATTCAAAATGGTGTAGCGCGTGGTGTGTTTTCAAACGAATCTGGTCTGGGTTCTGCTCCCATTGCAGCTGCTGCCGCTAAGACAAATGAACCGGTAGAGCAGGGCTTGATTTCCATGACAGGAACCTTTATTGACACCCTCATCATCTGTACTCTGACTGGTTTGACCATCTTGGTAACTGGTGTTTGGAGTGGTGACTTGAATGGGGTGGCTTTGACTCAGTCAGCCTTCTCAACAGTCTTTTCACACTTTGGACCTGCCCTTTTGACCATCTTCCTTGTGCTCTTTGCCTTTACAACGATTCTAGGTTGGAACTATTACGGGGAACGTTGTTTTGAGTTTCTCTTTGGGGTTCGCTTTATCTGGCTCTACCGTGTGGTTTTTGTACTCATGGTCTTGCTGGGAGGATTCATCGAGTTGGATATGGTTTGGATTATCGCAGATATTGTCAATGCTTTGATGGCTCTACCAAACTTGATTGCCCTCTTAGTTTTATCTCCAGTTGTTATTGCTGAAACTAAAAAGTATTTTAATAAATAA
- the rnhC gene encoding ribonuclease HIII — protein sequence MASITLTPSEKEIQAFLEHYQTSLAPSKNPYIRYFLRLPQATASIYTSGKVLLQGEGAEKYARFFGYQVVEENRGQNFPLIGTDEVGNGSYFGGLAVVASFVTPDQHAFLRKLGVGDSKTLTDLKIRQIAPILKEKIQHQALLLSPSKYNEVIGDRYNAVSVKVALHNQAIYLLLKKGLQPEKIVIDAFTSAKNYDKYLAQEANRFSNPISLEEKAEGKYLAVAVSSIIARDLFLENLENLGRELGYQLPSGAGTASDKVASQILQAYGMQGLNFCAKLHFKNTEKAKKRLER from the coding sequence ATGGCAAGTATAACACTCACACCAAGTGAAAAGGAGATTCAGGCTTTTCTTGAACACTATCAAACCAGTCTAGCTCCCAGCAAGAATCCCTATATTCGCTACTTTTTGCGACTACCTCAAGCAACGGCTTCTATCTATACTTCTGGAAAGGTCTTGCTTCAGGGTGAAGGAGCTGAGAAATACGCTCGTTTCTTTGGATATCAAGTTGTAGAGGAAAACAGGGGACAAAATTTCCCTTTAATTGGGACAGATGAGGTGGGAAATGGTTCCTACTTTGGTGGGCTTGCAGTTGTGGCTTCCTTTGTCACACCTGACCAGCATGCCTTCTTGCGAAAACTTGGTGTGGGGGATTCTAAAACTCTGACCGACCTAAAAATCCGTCAGATTGCCCCTATCCTCAAAGAAAAAATCCAGCACCAGGCACTGCTGCTCTCACCAAGCAAGTACAACGAGGTCATCGGAGACCGCTACAACGCTGTTTCGGTTAAGGTTGCCCTCCATAATCAGGCTATCTATCTCCTCCTTAAAAAAGGTCTTCAGCCTGAGAAAATTGTGATTGATGCCTTTACCAGTGCTAAAAATTATGACAAGTACTTGGCACAAGAGGCCAATCGTTTCAGCAATCCTATCAGCCTAGAAGAAAAGGCTGAGGGCAAATACTTGGCTGTCGCAGTTTCTTCTATCATTGCGCGTGATCTCTTTCTGGAAAATCTAGAAAATCTGGGACGAGAACTGGGCTATCAACTTCCAAGTGGAGCTGGAACGGCATCTGACAAGGTGGCTAGCCAGATTTTGCAAGCCTATGGTATGCAGGGACTTAACTTCTGCGCCAAACTGCACTTTAAAAATACTGAAAAAGCGAAAAAACGCTTAGAAAGGTAA
- the lepB gene encoding signal peptidase I, producing MYSFKTFLKEWGLFLLILSLLALSRIFFWSNVRVEGHSMDPTLADGEILFVVKHLPIDRFDIVVAHEEDGNKDIVKRVIGMPGDTVRYENDKLYINDKETDEPYLADYIKRFKDDKLQSTYSGKGFEGNKGTFFRSIAQKAQAFTVDVNYNTNFSFTVPEGEYLLLGDDRLVSSDSRHVGTFKAKDITGEAKFRFWPITRIGTF from the coding sequence ATGTATTCTTTTAAAACATTTCTAAAAGAGTGGGGATTGTTCCTCCTGATTCTGTCATTACTAGCTTTGAGCCGTATCTTTTTTTGGAGTAATGTCCGCGTAGAAGGACATTCCATGGATCCGACTCTAGCGGATGGCGAAATCCTCTTTGTTGTTAAGCACCTTCCTATTGACCGTTTTGATATCGTGGTGGCCCATGAGGAAGATGGCAATAAAGACATCGTCAAGCGTGTCATCGGAATGCCTGGCGATACCGTCCGTTATGAAAATGATAAACTTTACATCAATGATAAAGAGACGGATGAGCCTTACTTAGCTGACTACATCAAACGTTTCAAGGATGACAAACTCCAAAGCACCTACTCAGGCAAGGGCTTTGAAGGAAATAAAGGAACTTTCTTTAGAAGTATCGCTCAAAAAGCCCAAGCCTTCACAGTTGATGTCAACTATAACACCAACTTTAGCTTTACTGTCCCAGAAGGAGAATACCTTCTCCTCGGAGACGACCGCCTGGTTTCTAGCGACAGCCGCCACGTAGGTACCTTCAAAGCAAAAGATATCACAGGGGAAGCTAAATTCCGCTTCTGGCCAATCACCCGTATCGGAACATTTTAA
- a CDS encoding CvpA family protein translates to MISFFLLLVLAWGFYIGYRRGLLLQVYYLISAMASAFVAGQFYKGLGEQFHLLLPYANPQEGQGTFFFPSDQLFQLDKVFYAGIGYLLVFGIVYSIGRLLGLLLHLLPSKKLGGKLFQVSAGILSMLVTLFVLQMALTILATIPMAVIQNPLEKSIVAKHIIQSIPVTTSWLKQIWVTNLIG, encoded by the coding sequence ATGATTTCATTCTTTCTTCTATTGGTCTTGGCTTGGGGATTTTATATCGGCTATCGGAGAGGCCTGCTCTTACAGGTTTATTACCTGATTTCAGCCATGGCATCGGCTTTTGTGGCTGGCCAGTTTTATAAGGGACTTGGAGAGCAATTTCATTTGCTGCTCCCTTATGCAAATCCGCAGGAAGGTCAGGGAACTTTCTTTTTCCCATCGGATCAACTCTTTCAGTTGGATAAGGTCTTTTACGCAGGGATCGGCTACTTGCTTGTATTTGGGATTGTCTATAGCATCGGTCGTTTGCTTGGTCTCCTTTTGCACTTACTTCCTAGTAAAAAACTGGGTGGTAAGTTGTTCCAAGTTTCAGCAGGGATCTTGTCCATGTTGGTGACCTTATTTGTCTTGCAAATGGCCTTGACCATCTTGGCGACCATCCCCATGGCAGTTATACAAAATCCTCTTGAAAAGAGTATCGTCGCAAAACACATCATCCAGAGCATACCGGTAACAACCAGTTGGCTCAAACAAATCTGGGTGACAAATTTAATCGGATAA
- a CDS encoding carboxymuconolactone decarboxylase family protein: protein MTTFTIHTVESAPAEVKEVLETVEKDNNGYIPNLIGLLANAPTALEAYRTVGAINRRNSLTPVEREVVQITAAVTNGCAFCVAGHTAFSIKQIQMNDDLLQALRNRTPIETDPKLDTLAKFTLAVINTKGRVGDEALSEFLEAGYTQQNALDVVLGVSLASLCNYANNLANTPINPELQPYA from the coding sequence ATGACAACATTTACAATCCATACAGTCGAATCAGCACCAGCAGAAGTGAAAGAAGTTCTTGAAACAGTAGAAAAAGATAACAATGGCTATATTCCTAACCTAATTGGTCTCTTGGCTAATGCACCGACTGCTTTAGAGGCTTACCGTACTGTCGGAGCTATCAACCGTCGCAACAGCTTGACACCCGTTGAGCGTGAAGTGGTGCAAATCACAGCAGCCGTAACCAATGGTTGTGCCTTCTGCGTCGCAGGTCACACAGCCTTTTCAATCAAACAAATCCAGATGAATGATGACCTTTTGCAAGCCCTCCGCAATCGTACTCCAATTGAAACAGATCCTAAATTGGACACCCTAGCTAAGTTTACCTTGGCGGTTATCAATACCAAGGGTCGTGTAGGAGATGAAGCCTTATCTGAATTTTTAGAAGCTGGCTACACCCAACAAAATGCCTTGGATGTGGTTCTTGGTGTCAGCCTAGCAAGCCTTTGTAACTATGCCAACAACCTAGCTAATACCCCAATTAATCCAGAATTGCAACCTTATGCTTAA
- a CDS encoding ATP-dependent RecD-like DNA helicase: protein MEVYFSGTIERIIFENPSNFYRILLLEIDDTDAEDFDDFEIIVTGTMADVIEGEDYTFWGQIVQHSKYGEQLQISRYERAKPTSKGLVKYFSSSHFKGIGLKTAQKIVDTYGGNTIDEILQHPEKLEGIAGLSAKNREAFVSTLRLNYGTEMVLAKLANYGIPNKLAFQIQDFYKEKTLDVVENYPYQLVEDIKGLGFTIADQLAEELGIESQAPERFRAGLVHSLFQTCMETGDTYVEARDLLEQTLTLLESSRPVELDPSQVAQELSYLIEEDKIQQIDTKIFDNSLFFAEEGIRSHLVRILEKGKQKSQDLKTIQKHITTVEEDLGIKYDIIQKQAICDAIQNKVFILTGGPGTGKTTVINGIIAVYALLEGLDLRKKSNLPILLAAPTGRAARRMNELTGLPSATIHRHLGMTGDDDTSHLEDYLDADFIIVDEFSMVDTWLANQLFSNISSNSKILIVGDSDQLPSVSPGQVLADLLHIPLIPQTRLEKIYRQSEESTIVTLASQIRQGILPADFTQKKADRSYFEIASGHIPATIEKILGAALRSGIPARDIQVLAPMYRGTAGIDAINQLMQDLLNPPQKNQLSFEAPQCHYRKGDKVIHLVNDAEINVFNGDLGAITDLIPGKYTESKQDEIVIDFDGNEVSYPRNEWYKIRLAYAMSIHKSQGSEFPVVILPITSASRRMLERNLIYTAITRAKSKLILLGELQAFDYATQHIGTARKTYLIERFSDLLENVEEKQPAVSETATSSTSEQSYILTEENWDSIPAMIGITDADLKEIFGK from the coding sequence ATGGAAGTTTATTTTTCAGGAACTATTGAACGGATTATTTTTGAAAATCCCAGCAATTTTTATCGCATCCTTCTCCTAGAAATCGACGATACAGACGCAGAGGATTTTGATGATTTTGAAATCATTGTCACGGGCACCATGGCTGATGTGATTGAGGGAGAAGACTATACTTTTTGGGGACAAATTGTCCAGCACTCCAAGTATGGGGAGCAACTGCAAATCAGTCGTTATGAACGCGCAAAACCAACTAGCAAGGGCTTGGTCAAGTACTTTTCAAGTAGCCATTTCAAGGGAATTGGTCTCAAAACAGCTCAAAAAATTGTAGATACCTATGGCGGCAATACCATTGACGAAATTTTGCAACACCCAGAAAAGTTAGAAGGCATTGCAGGACTCTCTGCCAAAAATCGCGAGGCCTTCGTCTCAACTCTTCGTCTCAACTACGGAACCGAGATGGTCTTGGCCAAACTAGCCAACTACGGCATTCCCAATAAATTAGCCTTTCAGATTCAAGACTTTTACAAGGAAAAAACCCTTGACGTGGTTGAAAATTATCCCTACCAACTAGTTGAAGATATCAAGGGTTTGGGCTTTACTATTGCTGACCAATTAGCAGAAGAACTAGGCATCGAAAGTCAGGCTCCTGAACGCTTTCGTGCCGGTCTAGTTCACAGTCTTTTTCAGACCTGTATGGAAACAGGGGACACCTATGTTGAAGCACGGGATTTGCTGGAACAAACCCTTACTCTCCTTGAGTCTTCTCGTCCCGTGGAACTGGATCCCAGCCAAGTGGCCCAAGAGCTCTCCTACCTGATTGAAGAAGACAAGATTCAGCAGATTGATACCAAAATTTTTGACAACAGCCTCTTTTTCGCTGAGGAAGGCATCCGCAGTCACTTGGTCCGTATCCTTGAAAAAGGAAAACAGAAGAGCCAGGATTTAAAAACCATTCAAAAACATATCACTACTGTCGAAGAAGATCTGGGGATTAAGTATGATATCATTCAAAAACAGGCTATCTGCGACGCTATCCAGAACAAGGTCTTTATCCTGACAGGTGGGCCCGGTACGGGTAAGACGACTGTTATCAATGGAATCATCGCTGTTTATGCCCTTTTAGAAGGACTTGACCTCAGGAAAAAAAGCAACCTGCCGATTCTTCTTGCTGCTCCAACTGGACGAGCAGCTCGCCGCATGAATGAATTGACAGGTTTGCCTAGCGCGACCATACACCGACATTTAGGAATGACAGGTGACGATGATACCAGTCATCTGGAAGATTATCTGGATGCTGACTTTATCATCGTGGATGAATTTTCCATGGTGGATACTTGGCTGGCCAATCAACTCTTCTCCAACATCTCTTCTAACAGTAAAATCCTCATCGTGGGCGACAGCGACCAGTTGCCTTCTGTCAGTCCTGGACAAGTTCTAGCTGATCTGCTTCATATTCCCTTGATTCCTCAGACTCGCTTGGAAAAAATTTACAGGCAAAGCGAAGAATCAACCATCGTCACCCTAGCTAGTCAAATTCGACAGGGCATCTTGCCAGCTGATTTCACCCAGAAAAAAGCAGACCGTTCCTACTTTGAAATTGCTAGTGGCCATATTCCAGCTACGATTGAAAAAATCTTAGGTGCTGCCCTCAGAAGTGGTATTCCTGCCCGTGATATCCAAGTTCTGGCTCCCATGTACCGAGGGACGGCAGGAATTGATGCTATCAATCAGCTCATGCAAGACCTGCTCAATCCACCACAAAAAAATCAGCTCAGTTTTGAAGCTCCCCAGTGCCACTATCGTAAGGGCGACAAGGTCATTCATTTGGTCAACGATGCTGAAATCAATGTCTTTAATGGGGATTTGGGAGCTATCACAGACCTGATTCCCGGCAAATATACTGAGTCGAAACAAGATGAGATTGTCATTGATTTTGACGGCAACGAAGTCTCTTACCCACGTAACGAATGGTACAAGATTCGCTTGGCATATGCCATGAGTATCCATAAATCGCAGGGAAGTGAGTTCCCTGTTGTTATCCTACCTATCACCAGTGCTAGCAGGCGTATGCTGGAGCGCAATCTCATCTACACAGCCATTACACGCGCCAAAAGCAAGCTTATCTTACTAGGCGAATTACAGGCCTTTGATTATGCTACCCAACATATCGGAACTGCCCGAAAAACCTATCTGATTGAACGCTTCAGTGATTTATTGGAAAATGTTGAAGAAAAGCAACCAGCTGTCTCTGAAACTGCCACATCAAGTACCTCTGAACAATCCTACATCCTGACAGAAGAAAACTGGGACAGTATACCAGCCATGATTGGGATTACAGACGCAGACCTCAAAGAGATTTTTGGAAAATAG
- a CDS encoding TDT family transporter has translation MKKLPLVFSGCLLGLAGAGNLMLDTLPILSHLLSLTGLILWIYFLILHLFSWKETKQELTKPPLLSGMGTFPMAGMILSTYVFRIFPHLPIVAQGLWWFSFLLDWALIVIFTIKFAYPCKRVNSTPSWTVLYVGIAVAALTYPLVGIIEIAYVTLIFGFLLTFYLYPLIYSDLKKHPLPLALLAQEGIYCAPFSLLLASLVRVGGESLPNWVLIVMILASQSFFFFVLTRLPNILKQGFQPSFSALPFPTISTAIALKMSQGILKLPFLDYLVVAETVICLTILFFVLGAYLIWLRKKV, from the coding sequence ATGAAAAAACTCCCCTTGGTATTTTCTGGTTGTTTGCTAGGTTTGGCAGGAGCTGGAAATCTTATGTTAGATACGTTACCGATTCTGTCCCATCTGCTTAGTCTGACAGGTTTGATTTTGTGGATTTACTTTCTGATTTTGCATTTGTTTAGTTGGAAGGAAACCAAGCAAGAATTGACTAAGCCTCCTCTTTTGTCAGGAATGGGGACCTTTCCCATGGCTGGGATGATTTTATCGACTTATGTCTTTCGCATTTTCCCTCATTTGCCAATAGTAGCGCAAGGACTCTGGTGGTTTTCTTTTCTCTTGGATTGGGCCTTGATTGTTATTTTTACAATTAAATTTGCCTATCCATGTAAGAGAGTAAACTCTACTCCCAGCTGGACGGTGCTTTATGTGGGGATAGCAGTGGCAGCCTTGACCTATCCTCTCGTAGGTATCATCGAAATTGCCTATGTGACCTTGATTTTTGGATTTCTCTTGACCTTCTATCTCTACCCGCTTATTTATAGCGATTTAAAGAAACATCCACTCCCGCTAGCCTTGCTTGCGCAAGAAGGAATCTACTGTGCTCCTTTCTCTCTACTCTTGGCTTCCCTTGTTCGAGTTGGAGGAGAGAGCTTACCAAATTGGGTCTTAATCGTCATGATTTTGGCTTCTCAATCCTTCTTTTTCTTTGTTTTAACTCGCCTGCCCAATATTTTAAAACAAGGCTTTCAACCATCCTTCTCAGCCCTTCCCTTCCCAACCATTAGCACAGCTATCGCGCTCAAGATGTCTCAGGGAATTTTGAAACTTCCATTTCTGGATTATCTGGTAGTGGCTGAAACCGTTATTTGTCTAACTATTTTATTCTTTGTATTAGGCGCTTATCTGATTTGGTTACGAAAAAAGGTCTAG
- a CDS encoding endonuclease MutS2, with protein MNKKILETLEFNKVKALFEPHLLTEQGLEQLRQLAPTAKADKIKQAFAEMKEMQALFVEQPHFTILATKEIAGVCKRLEMGADLNIEEFLLLKRVLLSSRELQSFYDNLENVSLEELALWFEKLHDFPQLQGNLQAFNDAGFIENFASEELARIRRKIHDSESQVRDVLQDLLKQKAQMLTEGIVASRNGRQVLPVKNTYRNKIAGVVHDISASGNTVYIEPREVVKLSEEIASLRADERYEMLRILQEISERVRPHAAEIANDAWIIGHLDLIRAKVRFIQERQAVVPQLSENQEIQLLHVCHPLVKNAVANDVHFGQDLTAIVITGPNTGGKTIMLKTLGLTQVMAQSGLPILADKGSRVGIFEEIFADIGDEQSIEQSLSTFSSHMTNIVDILGKVNQHSLLLLDELGAGTDPQEGAALAMAILEDLRLRQVKTMATTHYPELKAYGIETAFVQNASMEFDTATLRPTYRFMQGVPGRSNAFEIAKRLGLSEVIVGDASQQVNQDNDVNRIIEQLEEQTLESRKRLDNIREVEQENLKMNRALKKLYNELNREKETELNKAREQAAEIVDMALSESDQILKNLHSKSQLKPHEIIEAKAKLKKLAPEKVDLSKNKVLQKAKKKRAPKVGDDIVVLSYGQRGTLISQLKDGRWEAQVGLIKMTLEEKEFDLVQAQQEKQVKKKQVNVVKRTSGRGPQARLDLRGKRYEEAMNELDAFIDQALLNNMAQVDIIHGIGTGVIREGVTKYLQRNKHVKSFGYAPQNAGGSGATIVTFKG; from the coding sequence ATGAATAAGAAAATATTAGAAACATTAGAGTTCAATAAGGTCAAGGCCTTGTTTGAGCCTCATTTGTTGACCGAGCAGGGCTTGGAGCAATTGAGACAGCTGGCTCCGACTGCTAAAGCGGATAAAATTAAACAGGCGTTTGCTGAGATGAAGGAAATGCAGGCTCTTTTTGTTGAGCAACCGCATTTTACCATTCTTGCAACCAAGGAAATCGCAGGAGTCTGCAAGCGGTTGGAGATGGGAGCGGACCTCAATATCGAGGAGTTCCTACTTTTGAAGCGCGTGCTTCTTTCTAGCAGAGAACTACAAAGTTTTTATGATAATCTGGAAAATGTCAGCTTGGAAGAATTAGCCCTTTGGTTTGAAAAATTACACGATTTTCCGCAATTACAAGGAAATCTCCAAGCCTTTAATGATGCAGGTTTCATTGAAAATTTTGCCAGTGAAGAATTGGCGCGAATCCGTCGAAAAATCCATGATAGCGAGAGTCAGGTCCGTGATGTTTTGCAGGACCTGCTCAAGCAAAAAGCGCAGATGTTGACGGAAGGTATTGTTGCCAGCAGAAATGGCCGTCAGGTTTTACCAGTTAAAAACACCTACCGCAATAAGATTGCAGGTGTCGTTCATGATATTTCTGCCAGCGGAAACACCGTCTATATCGAACCCCGTGAGGTGGTCAAACTGAGCGAAGAGATTGCTAGTTTGCGAGCAGATGAGCGCTATGAAATGCTTCGCATTCTCCAAGAAATTTCTGAACGTGTCCGCCCTCATGCGGCTGAGATTGCCAATGATGCTTGGATTATCGGCCATCTGGACTTGATTCGTGCCAAGGTTCGTTTTATCCAAGAAAGGCAAGCAGTCGTTCCTCAGCTGTCAGAAAATCAGGAGATTCAACTGCTCCATGTCTGCCACCCTTTGGTCAAAAATGCCGTCGCAAATGATGTCCATTTTGGTCAAGATTTAACAGCCATTGTCATTACAGGTCCCAATACAGGTGGGAAGACCATCATGCTTAAAACTCTGGGCTTGACACAGGTTATGGCCCAGTCAGGTTTGCCGATTTTGGCAGATAAGGGAAGCCGTGTTGGTATTTTTGAAGAAATCTTTGCCGATATTGGAGATGAGCAATCTATTGAACAGAGCTTGTCTACCTTCTCTAGCCACATGACCAATATTGTGGATATTCTTGGCAAGGTTAACCAACATTCACTTTTACTCTTGGATGAGTTGGGAGCTGGTACAGACCCTCAAGAAGGAGCTGCTCTTGCCATGGCTATTCTGGAAGACCTTCGCCTGCGTCAAGTCAAGACAATGGCGACCACCCACTATCCAGAACTCAAGGCCTATGGTATCGAGACAGCCTTTGTGCAAAATGCCAGCATGGAGTTTGATACTGCGACTCTACGCCCGACCTATCGCTTTATGCAGGGTGTGCCTGGTCGAAGCAATGCTTTTGAAATTGCTAAACGTTTAGGATTATCTGAAGTTATCGTAGGAGATGCCAGTCAGCAGGTCAATCAGGACAATGATGTCAACCGAATCATTGAACAACTGGAAGAGCAGACGCTAGAAAGTCGCAAACGCTTGGACAATATCCGTGAGGTGGAGCAAGAAAATCTTAAGATGAACCGTGCTCTCAAAAAGCTCTACAATGAGCTCAATCGTGAAAAGGAAACCGAGCTTAACAAGGCGCGTGAACAGGCTGCTGAGATTGTGGACATGGCCCTCAGTGAGAGTGACCAGATTCTCAAAAATCTCCACAGTAAATCTCAACTCAAGCCCCACGAAATCATTGAAGCCAAAGCCAAGTTGAAAAAATTGGCTCCTGAAAAAGTAGATTTGTCTAAAAACAAGGTTCTTCAAAAGGCCAAGAAAAAACGAGCTCCAAAGGTGGGAGATGATATCGTGGTTCTCAGTTACGGTCAGCGTGGTACCTTGATCAGTCAACTCAAGGACGGTCGCTGGGAAGCCCAAGTTGGCTTGATTAAGATGACTTTAGAAGAGAAAGAATTTGACCTTGTTCAAGCCCAGCAAGAAAAGCAAGTCAAGAAGAAACAGGTCAATGTTGTGAAACGAACTTCTGGTCGTGGACCACAAGCCAGACTGGACCTTCGAGGCAAACGTTATGAAGAGGCCATGAATGAGCTAGATGCCTTTATCGACCAAGCCTTGCTTAATAATATGGCTCAAGTTGATATCATCCATGGTATCGGAACAGGTGTCATCCGTGAAGGTGTCACTAAATACCTACAAAGAAACAAACATGTCAAGAGTTTCGGCTATGCCCCGCAAAATGCTGGAGGCAGTGGTGCGACCATTGTGACGTTTAAAGGATAG
- the zapA gene encoding cell division protein ZapA: MANLNRFKFTFGKKSLTLTSEHDNLFMEEIAKVATEKYQAIKEQMPSADDETIALLLAVNCLSTQLSREIEFDDKEQELEELRHKLVTCKQEQSKIEDSL, translated from the coding sequence ATGGCAAATCTAAATCGGTTCAAATTTACATTCGGAAAAAAATCACTAACCTTGACAAGCGAGCATGATAATCTCTTTATGGAGGAAATCGCTAAGGTTGCGACAGAAAAATACCAAGCAATTAAAGAACAAATGCCTAGTGCAGATGATGAAACAATCGCTCTTTTGTTGGCAGTCAACTGTTTGTCAACTCAACTCAGCCGTGAGATTGAATTTGATGATAAGGAGCAAGAATTAGAAGAACTCCGTCACAAGCTCGTGACTTGCAAGCAAGAACAGAGCAAGATTGAGGATTCCTTATGA